In Prescottella soli, a genomic segment contains:
- a CDS encoding DoxX family protein: protein MDVVILIGRILFSALFLFSGVGHLTQSKSMAQYAEGKGVPAAQLAVLASGVLVVVGGLSVLLGVWADLGSLLIVAFLVPTAAIMHGFWSESDPSTRQMEMIQFNKDLALAGAALMLFAFFAHTRDLGLTITGPLFTLN from the coding sequence ATGGACGTCGTCATCCTGATCGGTCGCATCCTGTTCTCCGCGCTGTTCCTCTTCTCCGGCGTGGGCCATCTGACGCAGTCGAAGTCGATGGCGCAGTACGCCGAGGGCAAGGGCGTTCCGGCCGCCCAGCTCGCCGTTCTGGCATCGGGCGTGCTGGTCGTCGTGGGCGGACTCAGCGTGCTTCTGGGCGTGTGGGCCGATCTCGGCTCGTTGCTGATCGTCGCCTTCCTGGTGCCGACGGCGGCGATCATGCACGGGTTCTGGTCGGAGTCCGATCCGTCCACCCGGCAGATGGAGATGATCCAGTTCAACAAGGACCTGGCGTTGGCCGGCGCGGCGTTGATGCTGTTCGCGTTCTTCGCCCACACCCGTGATCTGGGGCTGACCATCACCGGGCCGCTGTTCACGCTCAACTGA
- a CDS encoding DUF1801 domain-containing protein, which translates to MTKNESGSNEGDSPSRLIDERIRELGDWRGEMLARIRGLVKQAEPDVTEEWKWRGVPVWYHAGMICTGETYKNAVKVTFAKGASLDDPAGLFNSSLEGNTRRAIDFHEGDEIDEPAFTALVRAAVALNTSRS; encoded by the coding sequence ATGACGAAGAACGAGAGCGGCTCGAACGAAGGGGACTCTCCGTCTCGGCTGATCGACGAGCGGATCAGGGAGTTGGGCGATTGGCGGGGCGAGATGCTCGCCCGGATCCGGGGTCTCGTCAAGCAGGCCGAACCCGACGTCACCGAGGAGTGGAAGTGGAGAGGGGTTCCGGTCTGGTATCACGCCGGAATGATCTGCACCGGTGAGACGTACAAGAATGCCGTGAAGGTGACCTTCGCGAAGGGCGCGTCGTTGGACGATCCCGCGGGCCTCTTCAACTCCAGCCTCGAGGGCAACACCAGGCGGGCCATCGATTTCCACGAGGGCGACGAGATCGACGAGCCGGCGTTCACGGCGCTCGTGCGAGCCGCGGTCGCACTCAATACCTCGCGCAGCTGA
- a CDS encoding flotillin family protein → MALVVAAVVVALVIFIGLPTLYVRNYIKVPPNEVAVFTGRGKPKVVRGGARFKIPGIERVDIMSLEPFNVSINLQNALSNDGVPVNVEAVGLVRIGSADEAVQTAVQRFLTSDLDELRRQINEILSGSLRGITATMTVEDLNSNRETLARSVVDEAGGDLARIGMEVDVLKIAGISDHNGYLESLGQRRIAEVKRDAAIGTANAERDAQIQSAKARQEGSIAQAEADTAIAAANQARDVELARLRAQTEAENAEADQAGPLAQAKAEKDVVIARQQAEAARVEAGIEVERRRAEQAQAALEADVIAPAEAERRAAIARAEGQRESSILKAEADSEAARRIGAAQAEARTLAAGAVRAEQQAEADGLKARLAAEADGRKVAADALRAEQEAEADGLRARLEAEADGKRKVAEALNAYTPAAAQLLLAPDVLHALVAATEAAAKPVGDIDRISIVGGGSDGVTSSIGSILGISPTVIAGVIETLENSGVDITGILNSIGRPTPSTGAATAEPQIPVGSAVRNGSAADIAD, encoded by the coding sequence ATGGCTCTAGTCGTGGCCGCCGTCGTGGTGGCCCTCGTGATCTTCATCGGACTACCGACCCTGTACGTGCGGAACTACATCAAGGTCCCGCCCAACGAGGTCGCGGTGTTCACCGGCCGCGGCAAGCCGAAGGTGGTCCGTGGTGGCGCTCGCTTCAAGATCCCCGGCATCGAACGAGTCGACATCATGTCGCTCGAGCCGTTCAACGTGAGCATCAACCTCCAGAATGCGCTCTCGAACGACGGTGTCCCGGTCAACGTCGAGGCCGTCGGTCTGGTCCGCATCGGCTCCGCCGACGAGGCGGTGCAGACGGCGGTCCAACGGTTCCTCACCTCCGATCTCGACGAGCTCCGCCGACAGATCAACGAGATCCTCTCCGGATCGCTGCGTGGCATCACCGCGACCATGACGGTCGAGGACCTCAACTCGAACCGAGAAACGCTCGCGCGCAGTGTCGTCGACGAGGCCGGCGGAGACCTCGCTCGGATCGGCATGGAGGTCGACGTTCTCAAGATCGCCGGGATCAGCGACCACAACGGTTACCTCGAGTCGCTCGGTCAGCGCCGCATCGCCGAGGTCAAGCGCGACGCCGCCATCGGTACCGCGAACGCCGAGCGGGACGCGCAGATCCAGTCGGCCAAGGCACGGCAGGAGGGTTCGATCGCGCAGGCCGAGGCCGACACCGCCATCGCGGCCGCCAACCAGGCCCGCGACGTCGAACTGGCCCGCCTGCGCGCGCAGACCGAAGCGGAGAACGCGGAAGCGGACCAGGCCGGCCCGCTTGCTCAGGCGAAGGCGGAGAAGGACGTCGTCATCGCCCGTCAGCAGGCCGAGGCGGCCCGCGTCGAAGCCGGTATCGAGGTCGAGCGGCGGCGCGCCGAACAGGCGCAGGCAGCTCTCGAAGCCGACGTGATCGCGCCGGCGGAGGCGGAGCGTCGGGCGGCGATCGCACGCGCCGAGGGTCAGCGTGAGTCCTCGATCCTCAAGGCCGAGGCGGACTCTGAGGCTGCGAGGCGGATCGGTGCCGCGCAGGCCGAGGCCCGAACGCTCGCTGCGGGTGCGGTGCGCGCGGAGCAGCAGGCTGAGGCAGACGGCCTCAAGGCGCGCCTGGCCGCCGAAGCCGACGGCCGGAAGGTCGCTGCCGATGCACTCCGCGCGGAGCAGGAAGCTGAAGCCGACGGCCTGCGTGCCCGACTCGAGGCAGAGGCAGACGGAAAGCGGAAGGTCGCCGAGGCGCTCAACGCGTACACCCCGGCGGCCGCGCAGCTCCTGCTCGCCCCCGACGTCCTCCACGCGCTTGTCGCCGCTACCGAAGCGGCCGCCAAGCCGGTGGGCGACATCGATCGGATCTCGATCGTCGGCGGGGGGAGTGACGGCGTGACCAGCTCGATCGGATCCATCCTCGGGATCAGCCCGACCGTCATCGCGGGCGTCATCGAGACCCTCGAGAACTCCGGCGTCGACATCACCGGAATCCTCAACTCGATCGGCCGGCCGACGCCGAGTACCGGCGCGGCGACCGCCGAGCCCCAGATCCCGGTCGGGTCGGCCGTACGGAACGGCAGCGCCGCCGACATCGCGGACTGA
- a CDS encoding arylsulfatase, with translation MTGNRIGAEQIPGGETLPFPPTPSGSIAGRTMQESVYNPRPTARHLPDDAPNILVVLIDDAGPGLPSGFGGEVNTPTLDRMLGEGISYNRFHTTAMCSPTRAALLTGRNHHRVGNGQIAELANDWDGYSGHIPKSSATGAEVLRHYGYTTAAFGKWHNTPAEETTAAGPFDNWPTGVGFDYFYGFLAGEASQYEPNLVRNTTVVLPPKTPEEGYHLSEDLADDAIGWLRRHKALDADRPFFMYWASGCLHGPHHIMKEWADRYAGKFDDGWDAYRERVFARAKEKGWIPPEAELTDRDPTMTAWDDIPDDEKPFQRRLMEVAAGFAEHCDVQVGRLFDELDQLGYRDNTLVLYIWGDNGSSGEGQNGTISELLAQNGIPTTTAQHIAALEELGGLDVLGSPKTDNMYHAGWAWAGSTPYKGMKLLASHLGGTRNPMVARWPAKITPDSTPRTQFLHCNDLVPTFYDLIGITPPRTVNGIPQDPIDGASFAPTLVDRDAEAGKRTQYFEIMGSRAIYHDGWMASAFGPRAPWLPGVPGGIRDWSPDDDTWELYHLDEDWTQNRDLAEQHPEKLAQLREMFAIEAAKNKVLPVGGGLWVAAIHPEQRISTPYTSWEFTGDVVRMPEFCAPALGNKNNRVTIELTVPDAASGVLYALGANGGGLTCFMDDGYLCYEYNLFILMRTKMRSAATISRGNHTIEVLTEYAEARPGGPLNVTMSVDGQPVSKTTVPVSAPLLFTANDCLDIGTCLGSPVSLDYYDRAPFPFNGSVDKVTVEYT, from the coding sequence ATGACGGGCAACCGAATCGGAGCCGAGCAGATTCCGGGTGGCGAGACTCTCCCGTTCCCACCGACACCGTCGGGGAGCATCGCGGGCCGCACCATGCAGGAGTCGGTGTACAATCCGCGCCCGACGGCCAGGCACCTACCGGACGATGCACCGAACATCCTCGTCGTCCTCATCGACGACGCCGGACCCGGCCTGCCGAGCGGATTCGGCGGTGAGGTGAACACCCCGACACTCGACCGGATGCTCGGTGAGGGGATCAGCTACAACCGCTTCCACACCACCGCTATGTGCTCGCCGACCCGCGCCGCGCTGCTGACCGGCCGCAACCATCACCGGGTCGGCAACGGGCAGATCGCCGAGCTTGCCAACGACTGGGACGGATACTCGGGGCATATCCCCAAGTCCAGCGCCACCGGCGCCGAGGTGCTGCGCCACTACGGCTACACCACCGCCGCCTTCGGCAAGTGGCACAACACCCCGGCTGAGGAGACCACCGCCGCCGGCCCGTTCGACAACTGGCCCACCGGTGTCGGTTTCGACTACTTCTACGGGTTTCTCGCGGGCGAGGCCTCCCAGTACGAGCCGAATCTGGTGCGCAACACCACCGTCGTCCTGCCGCCGAAGACCCCCGAGGAGGGCTACCACCTCAGCGAGGACCTCGCCGACGACGCGATCGGCTGGCTTCGCCGGCACAAGGCGCTCGACGCCGATCGGCCGTTCTTCATGTACTGGGCCAGCGGCTGTCTGCATGGGCCGCACCACATCATGAAGGAGTGGGCGGACCGCTATGCCGGCAAGTTCGACGACGGCTGGGACGCCTACCGTGAGCGAGTCTTCGCGCGGGCCAAGGAGAAGGGGTGGATCCCGCCGGAGGCGGAACTGACCGACCGCGACCCCACGATGACGGCGTGGGACGACATCCCGGACGACGAGAAGCCGTTCCAGCGGCGACTGATGGAGGTCGCCGCAGGCTTCGCCGAACACTGCGACGTCCAGGTCGGGCGGCTGTTCGACGAACTCGATCAGCTCGGCTACCGCGACAACACCCTCGTCCTCTACATCTGGGGGGACAACGGCTCGTCGGGTGAGGGCCAGAACGGCACCATCAGTGAACTCCTCGCCCAGAACGGCATTCCCACCACCACGGCCCAGCACATCGCAGCACTCGAGGAGCTCGGCGGGCTCGACGTGCTCGGCTCCCCGAAGACCGACAACATGTACCACGCCGGCTGGGCATGGGCGGGTAGCACGCCGTACAAGGGCATGAAGCTACTCGCCTCCCACCTCGGCGGCACCCGCAACCCCATGGTCGCCCGGTGGCCCGCGAAGATCACCCCGGATTCGACCCCGCGCACCCAGTTTCTCCACTGCAACGACCTGGTGCCGACCTTCTACGACCTGATCGGCATCACCCCACCGCGGACCGTGAACGGGATCCCGCAGGACCCGATCGACGGCGCCAGCTTCGCCCCCACCCTGGTCGACCGGGATGCGGAGGCAGGCAAGCGCACTCAGTACTTCGAGATCATGGGTAGCCGCGCGATCTACCACGACGGCTGGATGGCATCGGCGTTCGGCCCGCGCGCACCGTGGTTGCCGGGAGTACCCGGCGGCATCCGCGACTGGAGCCCCGACGACGACACCTGGGAGCTCTACCACCTCGACGAGGACTGGACCCAGAATCGGGATCTCGCCGAGCAGCATCCCGAGAAGCTCGCCCAACTACGGGAGATGTTCGCGATCGAGGCGGCCAAGAACAAAGTCCTGCCCGTCGGCGGCGGCCTCTGGGTGGCGGCCATCCATCCCGAGCAACGCATCTCCACCCCCTACACGAGTTGGGAGTTCACAGGCGACGTCGTCCGGATGCCCGAGTTCTGTGCGCCCGCACTGGGAAACAAGAACAACCGGGTCACCATCGAGCTGACGGTCCCCGACGCGGCGAGCGGGGTGCTCTACGCCCTCGGCGCCAACGGCGGCGGTCTGACCTGCTTCATGGACGACGGGTATCTTTGTTACGAGTACAACCTGTTCATCCTGATGAGGACCAAGATGCGTTCTGCCGCAACAATATCTCGGGGGAACCACACCATCGAGGTGCTCACCGAATACGCCGAGGCTCGCCCCGGCGGCCCATTGAACGTGACCATGAGCGTCGACGGTCAACCGGTGAGCAAGACGACCGTGCCGGTCAGCGCGCCACTGCTGTTCACCGCCAACGACTGCCTCGACATCGGAACCTGCCTCGGCTCCCCCGTCTCCCTGGACTACTACGACCGCGCTCCGTTCCCGTTCAACGGATCCGTCGACAAGGTGACGGTCGAGTACACCTGA
- a CDS encoding LysR family transcriptional regulator, with the protein MERRDIEIFLTLAEELHFGRTAERLHVSTARVSQTVKALERRIGTALFERTSRRVVLTPIGRRLEEDLRPADQQIREGIARAIASGRGLDGVLRVGFVGTAIGQLVLDVANVFHARHPGCRVQIRESHYSDGVGLLVADEIDVLVAAADIANVRDLDQSPVLLREPSVLAVSARDPLARRESVTLDDLARAKVLRPRGFPDEVDEAAVPRTTPSGAVIERGPDFGTVQEMLALVGAGQGVFPVPTHAGRYDSRPDVVYVPIRDGLPFEWRLIWRTAGTTNRIRAFSEAAQQYLAAAGNPLLEK; encoded by the coding sequence ATGGAGCGGCGTGACATCGAGATATTCCTGACGCTGGCCGAAGAGTTGCATTTCGGCCGCACCGCCGAGCGGTTGCACGTGTCCACGGCGCGGGTCAGTCAGACCGTCAAAGCACTCGAGCGCCGCATCGGCACCGCGCTGTTCGAGCGGACCAGCCGCCGGGTGGTACTGACCCCGATCGGCCGACGGCTCGAGGAGGATCTGCGGCCGGCCGATCAGCAGATCCGCGAGGGAATCGCCCGGGCGATCGCGTCCGGGCGAGGACTCGACGGCGTGCTGCGGGTGGGTTTCGTCGGCACCGCGATCGGCCAGCTCGTACTCGACGTCGCGAACGTCTTCCACGCCCGCCACCCCGGCTGCCGCGTGCAGATCCGCGAGAGCCACTACAGCGACGGCGTCGGGCTGCTGGTGGCCGACGAGATCGACGTCCTCGTCGCCGCAGCCGACATCGCGAACGTCCGCGACCTGGACCAGAGCCCGGTGCTGCTGCGCGAGCCGTCCGTCCTCGCCGTCTCCGCTCGAGACCCGCTCGCGCGTCGCGAATCGGTGACCCTCGACGACCTGGCTCGGGCAAAGGTGTTGCGCCCCCGCGGCTTCCCGGACGAGGTGGACGAGGCCGCGGTCCCGCGGACGACGCCGAGCGGCGCGGTGATCGAGCGTGGCCCCGACTTCGGCACGGTGCAAGAGATGCTGGCCCTCGTCGGCGCGGGCCAGGGCGTGTTCCCGGTGCCCACCCACGCCGGTCGGTACGACTCGCGACCGGACGTGGTCTACGTGCCCATCCGGGACGGGCTTCCCTTCGAATGGCGGTTGATCTGGCGAACCGCCGGCACCACGAACCGGATCCGCGCCTTCTCCGAGGCCGCCCAGCAGTACCTCGCCGCCGCGGGTAACCCGCTGCTGGAGAAGTGA
- a CDS encoding NmrA family transcriptional regulator, whose translation MTEFRRTSPTLVLGGTGKTGRRVAQRLTGLDLPVRIGTRAGGVPFDWEDPQTWEPALDGMTAVYVSYYPDLAAPGAAEAIACFAELAVDRGARRLVLLSGRGEIEARTCEKALTDSGADATILRSSWFSQNFSESYLLGPVLGGRVFLPAGDVPEPFVDADDIADVAVAALTQPGHVGEVYELTGPRALTFAEAVAAIGDAAGRDIDYVQVPAADYAAALAAEQVPDDVIELLMYLFTTVLDGRNATPGDGVQRALGRTPVDFTDFAARTAATGIWNVG comes from the coding sequence ATGACCGAGTTCAGACGGACTTCGCCGACACTCGTCCTCGGCGGAACCGGAAAGACGGGTCGCCGCGTTGCGCAACGACTGACCGGGCTGGACCTGCCCGTGCGCATCGGGACACGCGCGGGTGGCGTTCCGTTCGATTGGGAGGACCCGCAGACCTGGGAGCCCGCGCTCGACGGCATGACAGCTGTCTATGTTTCCTACTACCCCGACCTCGCTGCACCCGGTGCGGCCGAGGCGATCGCCTGCTTCGCCGAACTGGCCGTGGATCGTGGGGCGCGGCGCCTGGTACTGCTCTCCGGCCGAGGCGAGATCGAGGCCCGCACCTGCGAGAAGGCGCTGACGGATTCGGGCGCCGATGCGACGATTCTGCGCTCGAGCTGGTTCAGCCAGAACTTCAGTGAGAGCTACCTCTTGGGCCCGGTCCTCGGCGGCCGGGTGTTCCTCCCGGCCGGCGACGTGCCCGAGCCGTTCGTCGACGCGGACGACATCGCCGACGTCGCGGTCGCGGCACTCACCCAGCCGGGTCACGTCGGCGAGGTCTACGAACTGACCGGCCCCCGGGCGCTCACCTTCGCCGAGGCTGTCGCGGCCATCGGTGACGCCGCGGGCCGCGACATCGACTACGTCCAGGTGCCCGCCGCCGACTACGCGGCCGCCCTCGCTGCCGAACAGGTTCCGGACGACGTGATCGAACTGCTGATGTATCTGTTCACCACCGTCCTGGACGGCCGCAACGCGACACCGGGTGACGGCGTCCAGCGTGCACTGGGCCGAACTCCGGTCGACTTCACCGACTTCGCCGCACGCACCGCCGCCACCGGCATCTGGAACGTGGGGTGA
- a CDS encoding DUF1772 domain-containing protein, translating into MNVKLLQVISLFGACLTTGLVAGLFAGFAYAVMPGLGRSDDHTFVEAMQKINVAILNGWFMFCFVGGLLLTVAALLSHVRSGSGVLPWIVAALVLYLVMFVITGTVNVPLNDELARAGEHLTDPSAVRAHFESKWVTWNIVRALVTTVAFAALAWALVLHGRAAATPTSALGTDPSATAHVVQKAEAQQDWTRGQSEARSWGTSRR; encoded by the coding sequence ATGAACGTCAAACTTCTCCAAGTGATCTCGCTGTTCGGTGCGTGTCTCACCACCGGGCTCGTGGCCGGACTGTTCGCAGGCTTCGCGTACGCGGTGATGCCGGGCCTCGGCCGTTCCGACGACCACACCTTCGTCGAGGCGATGCAGAAGATCAACGTCGCAATCCTCAACGGCTGGTTCATGTTCTGCTTTGTCGGTGGGCTGCTGCTCACCGTGGCGGCACTGCTCTCGCACGTGCGATCCGGGAGCGGCGTGCTGCCCTGGATCGTCGCCGCACTCGTGCTCTATCTGGTGATGTTCGTGATCACCGGCACCGTCAACGTGCCCCTCAACGACGAGCTCGCCCGCGCCGGCGAACACCTGACGGATCCCTCTGCCGTGCGCGCGCACTTCGAATCGAAGTGGGTGACGTGGAACATCGTGCGTGCGCTCGTCACCACCGTGGCCTTCGCTGCCCTCGCCTGGGCGCTCGTGCTGCACGGACGCGCAGCCGCGACGCCGACATCTGCGTTGGGCACCGACCCCTCCGCGACTGCCCACGTCGTCCAGAAGGCTGAGGCGCAGCAGGACTGGACGCGGGGCCAGTCCGAGGCCCGGAGCTGGGGCACGTCCCGCCGGTAA
- a CDS encoding DUF302 domain-containing protein: MSSADSREIPFEGVRVRFDSDRPYEESVAALLADVGEKPVVIEDLPSATFQDWESFAAEVTRHLGPSDFMLMDLIDHGGWIKIAGIDRKALRAIVGNPLIAITMIRHDLTAGLFAPVELLLLEEEGGRSSLTYVKPSSLMVITENPPLRAAAQALDAKLAALAAKVTASQAAGS, translated from the coding sequence ATGTCGTCCGCTGATTCTCGAGAAATCCCGTTCGAGGGCGTTCGGGTCCGGTTCGACAGCGATCGCCCCTACGAAGAGTCGGTTGCCGCGTTGCTCGCCGATGTCGGCGAAAAACCCGTAGTGATAGAGGATCTCCCGTCGGCAACCTTCCAGGATTGGGAATCGTTCGCCGCGGAGGTCACCCGACATCTCGGTCCGAGCGACTTCATGCTGATGGACCTGATCGATCACGGAGGATGGATCAAGATCGCCGGCATCGACCGCAAGGCGCTGCGTGCCATCGTCGGCAACCCACTGATCGCGATCACGATGATTCGTCACGACCTGACAGCGGGACTGTTCGCACCTGTCGAGCTTCTGCTCCTGGAGGAGGAGGGCGGCCGAAGCAGCCTGACCTACGTCAAGCCGTCCTCACTCATGGTCATCACCGAGAACCCCCCACTGCGGGCGGCCGCGCAGGCCCTCGACGCCAAGCTCGCCGCCCTGGCCGCGAAAGTCACTGCGAGTCAGGCCGCCGGCAGTTGA
- a CDS encoding SDR family oxidoreductase → MKIVVIGGTGLIGSKVVALLNELGHQAVPASRSTGVNTLTGEGMNEILRGAGVVVDVSNSPSFADDDVMNFFRTSTGNLLNAAAEAGVGHYVALSVVGCDRIPESGYMRAKAAQEELIKGSSLPYSLVHATQFFEFAGGIADSATTDGKVRLSDAKVQPLAAEEVAAAVGTTAAGAPMNGTVEVAGPEVLGMDQWIGEVLTARSDPREVITDPQAPYFGAVLERDSLLPGSGAQLAQIRLSEWLAGQ, encoded by the coding sequence ATGAAGATCGTCGTCATCGGCGGAACCGGACTGATCGGCTCGAAGGTCGTTGCTCTTCTGAATGAACTTGGTCATCAAGCGGTTCCGGCCTCGCGGAGCACAGGAGTGAACACGCTCACCGGCGAGGGAATGAATGAGATATTGCGGGGAGCGGGCGTGGTGGTCGATGTATCCAATTCGCCGTCGTTCGCCGACGACGATGTGATGAACTTCTTCCGGACTTCCACCGGGAACCTGCTCAACGCTGCCGCCGAGGCCGGTGTCGGTCATTACGTCGCCTTGTCGGTGGTTGGTTGTGATCGGATACCCGAGTCGGGGTACATGCGGGCGAAGGCGGCGCAGGAGGAACTGATCAAGGGCTCGAGCCTGCCGTACTCGCTGGTGCACGCCACGCAGTTCTTCGAATTCGCCGGAGGCATTGCCGATTCCGCGACAACGGACGGCAAGGTGCGGTTGTCCGATGCCAAGGTCCAGCCGTTGGCTGCCGAGGAGGTTGCGGCGGCCGTCGGAACGACCGCGGCCGGGGCGCCCATGAACGGCACCGTCGAGGTCGCAGGCCCCGAGGTTCTCGGGATGGACCAGTGGATCGGCGAGGTGCTGACGGCCCGCTCGGATCCCCGCGAGGTCATCACCGATCCGCAGGCGCCGTACTTCGGTGCGGTGCTGGAGCGTGACAGTTTGCTACCCGGAAGCGGCGCGCAGCTCGCGCAGATTCGGCTGTCGGAGTGGTTGGCCGGTCAGTAG
- a CDS encoding DUF4259 domain-containing protein, whose amino-acid sequence MGTWGSDNFADDTAADHLSDLTGRLVDEVAKAMSGDPVEIEPDEYWGVAVPCNLELLHLIAQQHYVGVTLPDPGTIAGWKDRFLAVWDGAIDGLEPEPDYKVRRREVLVRTFDQLAELARREE is encoded by the coding sequence ATGGGGACCTGGGGCAGCGACAACTTCGCCGACGACACCGCCGCCGATCATCTCTCGGACCTGACCGGCCGGCTCGTCGACGAGGTCGCCAAGGCGATGTCCGGCGACCCGGTCGAGATCGAGCCGGACGAGTACTGGGGCGTCGCGGTGCCGTGCAACCTGGAGTTGCTCCACCTGATCGCGCAGCAGCACTATGTCGGGGTCACCCTGCCGGACCCGGGGACCATCGCCGGCTGGAAGGACCGGTTCCTGGCTGTCTGGGACGGGGCGATCGACGGGCTCGAGCCTGAGCCGGACTACAAGGTGCGGCGCCGCGAGGTCCTCGTGCGGACCTTCGACCAACTGGCTGAGCTGGCGAGGCGCGAGGAATGA
- a CDS encoding ABC-F family ATP-binding cassette domain-containing protein: MITTTDLEVRAGTRSLLTAPGPALRVQAGDRIGLVGRNGAGKTTTLRILAGEGEPYAGAVVRTGALGYLPQDPKEGDLNVLARDRVLSARGLDSILREMEQQQTLMAELVDGPQLDKAVRKYGSLEERFSALGGYVAESEAARICHSLGLPDRILAQPLRTLSGGQRRRVELARILFAASDGSGGKSNTTLLLDEPTNHLDADSISWLRGFLQNHEGGLIVISHDADLLGDVVNKVWFLDAVRGEADVYNMEWKKYLDARATDEARRRRERANAEKKAGALRVQAAKLGAKATKATAAQNMAKRADKLIADLDDVRVDDKVAHIRFPEPAPCGKTPLVAKNLTKVYGSLEIFAGVDLAIDRGSRVVILGLNGTGKTTLLKLLAGVEKPDLGELVPGHGLKVGYFAQEHDTLDDEATVWENVRHAAPDAGEQDLRGLLGAFMFTGPQLEQPAGTLSGGEKTRLALAGLVSSAANVLLLDEPTNNLDPVSREQVLDALRSYTGAVVLVTHDPGAAEALDPERVILLPDGTEDHWSQEYRELIQLA; this comes from the coding sequence TTGATCACCACCACAGACCTCGAAGTACGCGCCGGTACCCGGAGCCTCCTCACCGCACCCGGCCCCGCCCTGCGCGTGCAGGCTGGCGACCGCATCGGCCTCGTCGGGCGCAACGGTGCCGGAAAGACCACCACGCTGCGCATCCTCGCCGGCGAGGGCGAACCATACGCCGGCGCGGTCGTCCGCACCGGCGCGCTCGGCTACCTCCCGCAGGACCCCAAGGAGGGCGATCTCAACGTCCTGGCCAGGGACCGGGTGCTCTCAGCCCGCGGTCTCGACTCCATCCTGCGAGAGATGGAGCAGCAGCAGACGCTGATGGCGGAGCTGGTCGACGGCCCCCAACTGGACAAGGCGGTCCGCAAGTACGGCTCGCTCGAGGAGCGGTTCTCGGCGCTCGGCGGGTACGTTGCGGAATCCGAGGCCGCCCGGATCTGCCACAGCCTGGGCCTGCCGGACCGCATCCTCGCCCAGCCGCTGCGCACGTTGTCCGGCGGTCAGCGTCGTCGCGTGGAACTGGCCCGGATCCTGTTCGCCGCCTCGGACGGTTCCGGCGGCAAGTCGAACACCACGTTGTTGCTCGACGAGCCGACCAACCACCTCGACGCCGACTCCATCAGCTGGCTGCGCGGCTTCCTGCAGAACCACGAGGGTGGGCTGATCGTGATCAGTCACGACGCGGACTTGCTGGGCGACGTCGTGAACAAGGTGTGGTTCCTCGACGCCGTGCGGGGCGAGGCCGACGTCTACAACATGGAGTGGAAGAAGTATCTCGACGCGCGCGCGACCGACGAGGCGCGTCGACGCCGCGAGCGTGCGAACGCCGAGAAGAAGGCCGGCGCCCTGCGGGTGCAGGCCGCGAAGCTCGGTGCCAAGGCGACGAAGGCGACCGCGGCGCAGAACATGGCGAAGCGGGCCGACAAGCTGATCGCCGACCTCGACGACGTTCGGGTGGACGACAAGGTCGCGCACATCCGGTTCCCCGAGCCGGCACCGTGCGGCAAGACGCCGCTGGTGGCGAAGAACCTGACCAAGGTGTACGGATCGCTGGAGATCTTCGCCGGCGTCGATCTCGCGATCGACCGCGGCAGCCGGGTCGTGATCCTCGGACTCAACGGCACCGGTAAGACCACGCTGCTGAAACTGCTTGCGGGCGTGGAGAAGCCGGACCTCGGCGAGCTGGTCCCCGGGCACGGGCTCAAGGTCGGATACTTCGCGCAGGAGCACGACACCCTCGACGACGAGGCGACTGTGTGGGAGAACGTCCGGCACGCCGCCCCGGATGCGGGGGAGCAGGACCTACGCGGACTGCTCGGCGCGTTCATGTTCACCGGACCGCAGCTCGAGCAGCCCGCCGGGACGCTGTCGGGTGGTGAGAAGACCCGTCTGGCGTTGGCCGGCCTGGTGTCCTCGGCGGCCAACGTGCTGTTGCTCGACGAGCCGACCAACAACCTGGACCCGGTATCCCGGGAGCAGGTGCTCGACGCGCTGCGCAGCTACACCGGCGCCGTCGTCCTGGTCACCCACGACCCCGGCGCAGCCGAGGCCCTCGATCCGGAGCGGGTCATCCTGCTGCCCGACGGCACCGAGGACCACTGGTCGCAGGAGTACCGGGAGCTGATCCAGCTCGCCTGA